gggttgctttagctgattttgtgttagtaaaagacggttcgcgcttttcagtctgttacggcgtgatgaatgtgcttactccattacgaacggtagttttaccagaacgagcgctcccatctcataacttgcttctgagcatgcgcagattttccacgtcgttaaagtccacacacgatcattttttacagcccgaaaaacgtcgtgaaaaaatagagcatgttcgaaaaaaaaaaatgtgacagtttttcagaacctgaaaaatgctctgaagcccacacacaatagtttttaatgacataaaaaaaaaacatgtaattttttagaacccgaaaaacggtcacgGCATTCAGCTTTCTTctgtttttatctggtgatccagccaagtCTGTtgctttttaaaagcacaaacttTCCAAGAAAATGTATCAAACCACTTAACACTGaaagggaaaaaaactattttctgtAACTGACTATAAaatgttagctggagttcagcttcaattgcTTAGTGTATGTAAATCTGCTAATcatttgtctctcttttttttgcagtgcttcCAGGAAGGATCAGAgcaattctgattggtcagcgtaTATTTATTATATAGTTTAAAAGGAGAATTGGGAGCCCATTTGGCTACTTCCTGACTGTCACGCTAATCCTCTTGTTTCAATAAGTCGATTTAAGGTATTTAGACCTAGAACAAATCTGCATCCTTATGCACATAATAAGCACCTACGTTTTAACCTTTCATATACCATCTGGCaattaaaatttgaaaatgtaaatatgattAGTTGCTGTGAACCATGCAAATGGTATTTTGTTTCTATTGAGTTGTCTTCACATAAGAAACATAATAAACATAGTGCTGAATTTTGTACTTTTCCTGAATTCTAATAAAGCACAAAAtcacaataacaataaaaatacataaaacaatatttttttcataaaaatagaCTTTATTTCTGTATTGTTATGCAGTCATTTAAtactcttccccctcctctccctcaccCTCTCCTTCAACGCTGTCAGTGGCAACCTCTTCATAATCCTTCTCCAGGGCGGCCATGTCCTCCCGAGCCTCAGAGAACTCTCCTTCCTCCATACCCTCACCCACATACCAGTGCACAAAGGCACGCTTGGCATACATCAGATCAAACTTGTGGTCCAGGCGAGCCCAGGCCTCGGCAATGGCTGTGGTGTTGCTCAACATGCAAACGGCACGCTGCACCTTAGCCAGATCTCCACCAGGAACCACAGTTGGTGGCTGGTAGTTGATACCAACCTTGAATCCTGTTGGGCACCAGTCCACAAATTGGATGGTGCGTTTGGTCTTGATGGTGGCAATAGCAGCATTGACATCTTTGGGCACCACATCTCCACGGTACAGCAGGCAGCAAGCCATGTATTTACCGTGTCTGGGGTCACATTTCACCATCTGGTTGGCTGGCTCAAAGCAAGCGTTGGTGATCTCAGACACAGAGAGCTGCTCATGGTAAGCTTTCTCTGCAGAGATTACAGGGGCATAGGTGGCCAGGGGGAAGTGGATACGGGGGTAGGGCACCAGGTTGGTCTGGAATTCTGTCAAGTCCACATTCAGGGCTCCATCAAACCTAAGGGAGGCGGTGATGGAAGACACAATCTGGCCAATCAGACGGTTCAGGTTGGTGTAGGTTGGGCGTTCGATGTCCAGGTTTCTGCGGCAGATGTCATAAATGGCTTCGTTGTCCACCATGAAAGCACAGTCTGAGTGCTCCAGGGTAGTGTGGGTGGTGAGGATGGCGTTGTAGGGCTCAACCACAGCTGTGGAGATCTGAGGAGCTGGGTAGATGGCGAATTCAAGCTTGGACTTCTTTCCGTAGTCAACAGACAGACGTTCCATCAAGAGGGAGGTGAAACCAGAGCCGGTGCCACCACCGAAACTGTGGAAGATGAGGAATCCCTGGAGACCGGTGCACTGGTCAGCctgagaaaaagcaaaaaaacacacagggttCAATAACTTTTCTCTAAAGATAATGCTTATACTATTTATACTTGTAATTATCATGCTATGTTCACCTAGTTAATATATAGATTCTGACTCTGTCTGTCATTAATAATAAGAGAAGGGTGCAAGGCCACTTCGACACACAGGAAGGGCCAGGCAATAATTATATTGGAGGGTCTACATTCATATAGACAAGAGTACAAAGAGGAGCAGAGTGGTGCAAGCATAGCTCTCTGCCGCCTCTGTACACATTTATATGTTACAGAGAATAGCACAAACCTTGTAAGAAATATACTCTGCGTCAAATTCCAATGCTTTTAAAATTGTAGaggaaaatgtattattatttaggtacttatatagcgccgttaaTTTACGCAGctcttttacatatacattgtacattcacattggtccctaccctcaaagagcttacaatctaaggtcccttactcacattcatatactagggccaatttagacagaagccaattaacctaccagcatgtctttggagtgtgggaggaaaccggagtacccagagaaaacacacacaggcacagggagaacattcaaactctaggcaggtagtgtcttggttgggattcgaaccagcgaccctttttactgctagtcgagagtgctacccactacacctgATAGGTGACTAATTATGGCTCACGACTTTTTAGAGAAGTCCCTAAACTATGGATGAAATAATTAAACTTTGGTGTTTTCATCTCCTAGAACAGTGGTCTGAAAACTGCGTCCCGGTggtcggatgcggccctttgcttgccttcattcagcccttggggcactattcctcccactaatatgtgacaccatttctcccattgacaccaacaatggggcaccatttctcccaccgacaccaactatggggcactattattcccaatgataccaacgataGGACACGGTTCCTCCACCTAATACCAAAtgtgatgtttactcccactgataccaggaaAATTTCCGTTGGCCACAgtatggcccccctaaagtctgaaggacaaaaaaATGGCCATTTGTTTAGCAGGTTTGAGgcactttgcttgcctttatctggcccttgcggGGCacctttcctcccactgatacaattgGGTGATTGGAGAGGAGTACCCGATGTCCAAGAATCAG
The Rana temporaria chromosome 6, aRanTem1.1, whole genome shotgun sequence DNA segment above includes these coding regions:
- the LOC120944191 gene encoding tubulin alpha-1D chain-like; this translates as MRECISVHVGQAGVQIGNACWELYCLEHGIQPDGQMPSDKTIGGGDDSFNTFFSETGAGKHVPRAVFVDLEPTVIDEVRTGTYRQLFHPEQLITGKEDAANNYARGHYTIGKEIIDLVLDRVRKLADQCTGLQGFLIFHSFGGGTGSGFTSLLMERLSVDYGKKSKLEFAIYPAPQISTAVVEPYNAILTTHTTLEHSDCAFMVDNEAIYDICRRNLDIERPTYTNLNRLIGQIVSSITASLRFDGALNVDLTEFQTNLVPYPRIHFPLATYAPVISAEKAYHEQLSVSEITNACFEPANQMVKCDPRHGKYMACCLLYRGDVVPKDVNAAIATIKTKRTIQFVDWCPTGFKVGINYQPPTVVPGGDLAKVQRAVCMLSNTTAIAEAWARLDHKFDLMYAKRAFVHWYVGEGMEEGEFSEAREDMAALEKDYEEVATDSVEGEGEGEEGEEY